A genomic stretch from Falco cherrug isolate bFalChe1 chromosome 1, bFalChe1.pri, whole genome shotgun sequence includes:
- the NAT9 gene encoding alpha/beta-tubulin-N-acetyltransferase 9 isoform X2: MKINQNTVLQGKRVTLVPYTSAHVPRYHEWMQSEELQRLTASEPLSLEQEYEMQCSWRDDADKCTFIVLDTERWSGQACADEDCMVGDVNLFLTNPEDLTLAEIEIMIAEPSYRGRGFGKEATLMMMSYGVRNLGITKFEAKIGQENETSICMFKKLHFKEVAVNSVFQEVALRLDVSDQERRWLLEQTNHVQEKNYVELTLPAGVLES, translated from the exons ATGAAGATTAACCAGAACACTGTGCTGCAAGGAAAGAGGGTGACCCTGGTGCCATACACTTCTGCACATGTGCCCCG GTACCATGAGTGGATGCAGTCAGAGGAGCTGCAGCGCCTGACCGCCTCTGAACCActcagcctggagcaggagTATGAGATGCAGTGCAGCTGGCGGGATGACGCAGACA agTGCACCTTCATTGTGCTGGACACGGAGCGGTGGTCTGGACAGGCATGTGCGGATGAGGACTGCATGGTGGGGGACGTGAATCTCTTCCTCACCAACCCTGAGGATCTGACTTTGGCCGAGATTGAAATTATGATTGCAG AGCCCAGCTACCGAGGCAGAGGGTTTGGCAAGGAGGCAACTCTGATGATGATGTCCTATG gaGTGAGAAACCTGGGGATCACCAAATTTGAGGCTAAGATTggtcaggaaaatgaaaccaGTATCTGCATGTTcaaaaagcttcattttaagGAG GTTGCTGTGAACAGCGTTTTCCAAGAGGTGGCACTGAGGCTGGATGTCAGTGACCAGGAGAGACGATGGCTCCTGGAACAGACAAACCACGTGCAGGAGAAGAACTATGTTGAACTGACGCTGCCAGCTGGGGTGCTGGAGAGCTGA
- the NAT9 gene encoding alpha/beta-tubulin-N-acetyltransferase 9 isoform X1, translated as MRGRATRQWEQPPLAPKGLQGVLSHPSASLEARRVVLGLSAEAMKINQNTVLQGKRVTLVPYTSAHVPRYHEWMQSEELQRLTASEPLSLEQEYEMQCSWRDDADKCTFIVLDTERWSGQACADEDCMVGDVNLFLTNPEDLTLAEIEIMIAEPSYRGRGFGKEATLMMMSYGVRNLGITKFEAKIGQENETSICMFKKLHFKEVAVNSVFQEVALRLDVSDQERRWLLEQTNHVQEKNYVELTLPAGVLES; from the exons ATGCGCGGAAGAGCGACGCGGCAG TGGGAGCAGCCACCACTGGCTCCCAAAGGGCTCCAGGGAGTTCTGTCCCATCCCTCAGCCTCGCTGGAGGCACGGCGTGTGGTGCTGGGTCTCAGCGCAGAGGCCATGAAGATTAACCAGAACACTGTGCTGCAAGGAAAGAGGGTGACCCTGGTGCCATACACTTCTGCACATGTGCCCCG GTACCATGAGTGGATGCAGTCAGAGGAGCTGCAGCGCCTGACCGCCTCTGAACCActcagcctggagcaggagTATGAGATGCAGTGCAGCTGGCGGGATGACGCAGACA agTGCACCTTCATTGTGCTGGACACGGAGCGGTGGTCTGGACAGGCATGTGCGGATGAGGACTGCATGGTGGGGGACGTGAATCTCTTCCTCACCAACCCTGAGGATCTGACTTTGGCCGAGATTGAAATTATGATTGCAG AGCCCAGCTACCGAGGCAGAGGGTTTGGCAAGGAGGCAACTCTGATGATGATGTCCTATG gaGTGAGAAACCTGGGGATCACCAAATTTGAGGCTAAGATTggtcaggaaaatgaaaccaGTATCTGCATGTTcaaaaagcttcattttaagGAG GTTGCTGTGAACAGCGTTTTCCAAGAGGTGGCACTGAGGCTGGATGTCAGTGACCAGGAGAGACGATGGCTCCTGGAACAGACAAACCACGTGCAGGAGAAGAACTATGTTGAACTGACGCTGCCAGCTGGGGTGCTGGAGAGCTGA